The Microbacterium proteolyticum genome contains a region encoding:
- a CDS encoding copper resistance CopC family protein codes for MFVLPGSPPARAHDALVQSSPAADSVVSATPAEVSMTYSGEVFDASSAIAVEVIDSSGANVALTPPVVADTTVTQAVKPVTSPGVVTVRWRVVSSDGHPISGEYAFTVDAPVTPTASAEPDPSATTGAPSSSEQSPAISSTPEQSATADAVAEVEEPRSGIGLPLLVTGVAVVILGAAALVLFSSGRRRRQQQVGQ; via the coding sequence ATGTTCGTTCTACCCGGTTCGCCGCCGGCTCGTGCTCACGACGCTTTGGTCCAGTCCTCCCCAGCAGCGGACTCAGTCGTCTCAGCGACGCCCGCTGAGGTGTCAATGACATACAGCGGGGAGGTCTTCGACGCCTCCAGCGCCATCGCGGTCGAAGTGATTGACTCCTCAGGAGCGAACGTTGCACTGACGCCTCCGGTCGTCGCTGACACGACGGTGACCCAGGCAGTGAAGCCAGTCACGTCTCCAGGCGTAGTCACGGTGCGATGGCGCGTGGTCTCCAGCGACGGTCACCCCATCAGCGGTGAGTACGCGTTCACGGTTGACGCTCCCGTAACGCCCACGGCGTCCGCCGAACCGGACCCCTCTGCAACCACGGGTGCCCCCTCCTCATCTGAGCAGAGCCCGGCCATCTCGTCGACACCAGAACAAAGCGCGACAGCAGACGCCGTGGCGGAGGTCGAAGAGCCACGGAGCGGAATCGGTCTTCCGCTGTTAGTGACTGGCGTCGCTGTCGTCATTCTGGGCGCGGCGGCGCTTGTGCTTTTCTCGTCCGGACGGCGTCGACGACAGCAGCAGGTGGGGCAGTGA
- a CDS encoding M23 family metallopeptidase, which produces MGTDMVTAGGTPIYASVAGTVDVSSESYGAYGVAVTVESVVNGQRIRAVYPHMQYNTRQVGSGQEVQAGQLLGLVGSTGRSTANHLHFEVSVNDVTVDSLAWLEANAQ; this is translated from the coding sequence ATGGGCACCGACATGGTGACCGCGGGCGGCACGCCAATCTACGCGTCCGTGGCCGGGACAGTCGATGTCTCGAGCGAGAGCTATGGCGCCTACGGCGTCGCTGTCACCGTTGAGTCCGTCGTCAACGGCCAACGTATCCGGGCCGTCTACCCGCACATGCAGTACAACACCCGGCAGGTCGGCAGCGGCCAGGAAGTGCAGGCGGGCCAACTCCTCGGACTCGTCGGAAGCACAGGCCGCTCCACCGCAAACCACTTGCATTTCGAGGTGTCCGTCAACGACGTCACCGTGGATTCCCTGGCGTGGTTGGAAGCGAATGCTCAGTGA
- a CDS encoding DUF4307 domain-containing protein, with protein MAAIAYLVWITLQNSLDDISIAETGYLVVDERAVTVSFQATPPSGARFACAIQALDEDFGVVGWRVVEYAPFPETTRSFTERVPTLALATTGTVKECWTI; from the coding sequence GTGGCTGCCATTGCCTACCTGGTCTGGATCACACTTCAAAATAGCTTGGACGACATCTCCATCGCCGAGACCGGCTACCTCGTCGTCGATGAGCGGGCTGTGACGGTGTCCTTTCAAGCCACCCCTCCCTCCGGCGCACGGTTCGCGTGCGCCATCCAAGCCCTGGACGAGGATTTCGGCGTCGTGGGGTGGCGGGTCGTCGAGTACGCCCCCTTCCCCGAGACCACTCGATCCTTCACCGAGCGCGTTCCGACTCTCGCCCTGGCAACCACCGGCACCGTCAAAGAGTGCTGGACAATCTAA
- the ccsB gene encoding c-type cytochrome biogenesis protein CcsB, which translates to MTESSALTLDGLSLLMVWTAIGVYALAFAAYAIDLAVRVSRVEAPAAELVTVGDVAPPVAPPAAAVQLQVPPRERERLVWARIGTALTILGFALQLSGDVLRGIAAARVPWANMYEFALTGTLLIVGVFLFALRRYDLRFLGSFLLGMVVLLLGGATLGFYVEVTPLMDPLRSVWLVIHVFVASLATALFAIACGLSVTQLLQHRRESRPSVNTRRGLLRTLPTSEDLEALAYRFAIIGFIFWTFTLIAGAIWANDSWGRFWGFDTKEVWTFIIWVLYAGYIHARATRGWRGNRSAWLSIVGFAAVLFNFTAVNMFFKGLHAYSGLN; encoded by the coding sequence GTGACCGAATCATCCGCCCTCACCCTTGATGGGCTGTCCCTGCTGATGGTGTGGACGGCCATCGGCGTTTACGCGCTCGCCTTTGCGGCGTATGCCATCGACCTTGCCGTGCGCGTGTCTCGCGTCGAGGCGCCCGCTGCGGAACTCGTGACGGTCGGGGACGTGGCTCCACCGGTGGCGCCCCCGGCGGCCGCGGTGCAATTGCAAGTGCCGCCACGTGAGCGCGAACGTCTCGTATGGGCACGTATCGGAACCGCCCTCACCATTTTGGGATTCGCGCTGCAGCTGAGCGGGGATGTCCTCCGAGGCATCGCCGCAGCTCGTGTGCCGTGGGCGAACATGTACGAATTCGCACTCACCGGCACTCTTCTCATCGTCGGCGTGTTCCTTTTCGCCCTTCGGCGGTACGACCTGCGTTTCCTCGGCTCCTTCTTGCTTGGGATGGTCGTCCTTCTTCTGGGTGGTGCGACCTTGGGGTTCTACGTCGAGGTCACCCCTCTGATGGACCCGCTGCGTAGCGTGTGGCTTGTCATCCACGTCTTCGTGGCCTCCCTTGCGACTGCGCTGTTCGCCATCGCGTGCGGCCTGTCCGTGACGCAACTTCTGCAACACCGGCGTGAGAGTCGCCCCTCCGTCAACACGCGGCGGGGCCTGCTTCGAACCCTGCCCACCTCTGAAGATCTGGAAGCCCTGGCTTACCGGTTCGCCATCATTGGCTTCATCTTCTGGACCTTCACCCTGATTGCCGGCGCGATTTGGGCAAACGACTCCTGGGGACGCTTCTGGGGTTTTGATACCAAAGAGGTGTGGACTTTCATCATCTGGGTGCTGTACGCCGGGTACATCCACGCTCGTGCCACCCGTGGATGGCGCGGTAACCGTTCTGCGTGGCTGTCTATCGTGGGGTTCGCTGCGGTGCTGTTCAACTTCACCGCCGTGAACATGTTCTTCAAGGGTCTGCATGCCTATTCGGGGCTGAACTGA
- a CDS encoding cytochrome c oxidase assembly protein has translation MIALIILVVSAVAALVCALAVGGGAAPLQLADAGPLARWGLPVSKLVVNMSAAGMGGALFVALFSLRVEQRGFELALDVAALSAAIFTVASAATGFFSFMVIFNPALNAGPEFGSQLGRYLVQTEGGRVWLMTTIAGAILAVLTFAVRSWGGTATVALLALAALVPMGTQGHSGDEASHQQATTAIVIHLIAAAVWLGGLLLLAIIRSVTSKSEMATVLMRYSTIAVIAFALVAFSGTVRAAIGLETLGALASPYGLILIVKVVALTAIGVLGAIYRLRLLRRMRANPSDAKTFWLLLCAELGLMGMASGAAAALARTPPPILPEPAGALTPAEVLTGAPLPPEWTMSRWFTAWSPDLLWLVAAVLGLIFYVSAVLRLKARGYRWNPWRATAWVAGTLLLVWVTSGALGAYRSYIYSAHVLGIVILLVGVVPLLAAGAPIELARKAAHRREDGSRGGYEWAQVLMHSRGVRFASAPVVAVPATAMLIWLLFSSDLLRWTVGDLLGRQMATAATLVVGSLLVRGLIGGDGSSRRPTQMKLLMVVGLAVAMAVVSVYISTAGLVAADWFGAMGRTWGRAPAEDQDFGGVVLAAGSAIAVVLGGWVVFLSRAR, from the coding sequence GTGATTGCGCTCATCATCCTCGTCGTCAGCGCAGTCGCTGCCTTGGTGTGCGCTCTCGCAGTCGGCGGTGGCGCTGCCCCCTTGCAACTGGCCGACGCCGGGCCCCTCGCACGGTGGGGGCTGCCAGTGTCAAAGCTCGTCGTGAACATGAGCGCCGCGGGAATGGGAGGGGCGCTCTTTGTCGCCTTGTTCTCGTTGCGCGTCGAACAGCGCGGGTTTGAATTGGCGTTGGATGTTGCTGCGCTATCTGCCGCCATCTTCACCGTGGCATCTGCTGCTACTGGCTTCTTCAGCTTCATGGTCATCTTCAACCCCGCTTTGAATGCCGGTCCCGAATTTGGGTCTCAGCTTGGCCGGTACCTCGTGCAGACCGAGGGGGGACGTGTGTGGTTGATGACGACCATCGCGGGTGCCATTCTCGCGGTGCTCACATTTGCGGTGCGTTCGTGGGGCGGGACAGCAACCGTGGCACTTCTCGCGCTGGCAGCGCTTGTCCCGATGGGAACACAAGGCCATTCAGGTGATGAGGCCTCTCACCAGCAAGCCACGACAGCCATCGTCATACACCTCATCGCCGCAGCGGTCTGGCTCGGTGGTCTGCTGCTGCTGGCGATCATTCGTTCCGTCACTTCCAAGAGTGAGATGGCGACAGTTCTGATGCGGTACTCCACCATCGCCGTTATTGCCTTCGCGCTCGTCGCGTTCTCGGGCACGGTTCGAGCCGCCATCGGCCTAGAAACTCTCGGTGCTCTCGCCTCCCCTTACGGCCTCATCCTCATCGTCAAGGTTGTAGCCCTCACCGCCATCGGTGTTCTGGGGGCGATCTACCGACTGCGTCTACTCCGAAGGATGCGCGCCAACCCCAGCGACGCCAAGACTTTCTGGCTGCTGTTGTGTGCGGAGTTGGGATTGATGGGGATGGCTAGTGGAGCGGCTGCCGCTCTCGCGAGAACACCGCCGCCGATTCTCCCCGAACCTGCAGGCGCGCTCACACCCGCTGAGGTACTCACCGGCGCTCCGCTACCTCCTGAGTGGACTATGTCGCGTTGGTTCACGGCGTGGAGCCCCGACCTGCTGTGGTTAGTTGCCGCCGTGCTCGGACTCATCTTCTACGTGAGCGCTGTGCTGCGGCTAAAGGCGCGTGGGTACCGATGGAACCCCTGGCGGGCGACCGCGTGGGTGGCAGGGACGCTCCTCTTGGTATGGGTCACTAGCGGAGCGTTGGGCGCTTACCGTAGCTACATCTACAGTGCGCACGTTCTTGGGATAGTCATTCTCCTTGTCGGGGTGGTGCCCCTTCTCGCAGCCGGGGCGCCAATCGAGCTCGCCCGCAAGGCAGCCCATCGCCGCGAAGACGGCAGCAGGGGAGGGTATGAATGGGCGCAGGTGCTCATGCATTCGCGAGGTGTGCGTTTCGCTTCGGCACCCGTGGTCGCTGTCCCGGCCACCGCGATGTTGATTTGGCTGCTTTTCAGTTCTGACCTCCTCCGTTGGACAGTAGGGGATCTCCTAGGGCGGCAAATGGCGACGGCAGCAACCCTCGTCGTGGGATCTCTGCTCGTGCGTGGCTTGATAGGTGGTGACGGGTCCAGCCGCCGGCCGACACAGATGAAGCTGCTGATGGTCGTCGGTTTAGCTGTGGCGATGGCGGTTGTATCTGTGTACATCTCTACTGCCGGTCTAGTAGCCGCCGACTGGTTCGGTGCGATGGGCCGCACCTGGGGTAGAGCACCAGCCGAAGACCAAGACTTCGGTGGAGTGGTGCTGGCTGCTGGCTCCGCGATCGCGGTCGTTCTGGGTGGGTGGGTGGTGTTCCTCTCCCGTGCGCGGTAG
- a CDS encoding cation diffusion facilitator family transporter codes for MTTTTSRPTDDRRHTLQRRIKWIVTATIAYNLIEAVVAITAGTVASSAALIGFGLDSTIEVLSAAAVAWQFTRRDPERWEKGTLRVIAVAFFALAAYVTATSVLALVGQVDVQHSTVGIVLTALSVVIMPFLSLAERRAGRELGSATAVADSKQTLICTYLSAAVLVGLIVNSLFGWWWADAIAGLVIAAFAIREGIEAWRGDACATSVGMLLEEEHDDDHHR; via the coding sequence ATGACCACCACGACCTCTCGCCCCACAGACGACCGCCGGCACACTCTCCAACGCCGCATCAAGTGGATCGTCACCGCGACGATCGCCTACAACCTCATTGAGGCCGTCGTCGCGATCACCGCCGGCACCGTCGCCTCATCGGCTGCGCTGATCGGGTTCGGCCTGGACTCCACGATCGAGGTCCTCTCGGCGGCAGCCGTGGCCTGGCAGTTCACCCGCCGCGACCCCGAGCGGTGGGAGAAGGGCACGCTGCGCGTCATCGCCGTGGCGTTCTTCGCCCTCGCCGCCTACGTCACCGCGACGTCGGTGCTCGCGCTCGTGGGCCAGGTCGACGTGCAGCACTCCACTGTCGGAATCGTGCTCACCGCGCTCAGCGTCGTCATCATGCCATTCCTCTCGCTGGCGGAACGACGCGCGGGCCGCGAGCTGGGATCGGCAACCGCTGTGGCCGACTCCAAGCAGACCCTCATCTGCACCTACCTGTCCGCCGCGGTTCTCGTCGGCCTCATTGTCAACAGCCTGTTCGGCTGGTGGTGGGCCGATGCGATCGCCGGACTCGTCATCGCCGCCTTCGCAATCCGAGAGGGTATCGAGGCATGGCGCGGTGACGCCTGCGCCACCTCCGTGGGGATGCTCCTCGAGGAGGAGCACGACGACGACCATCACCGCTGA
- a CDS encoding ArsR/SmtB family transcription factor gives MIIQQVLYCRHVSTATATATVTHTAALARLGHALSDSTRAGVLLALREAPAYPSDLADALGVSRQVMSNQLACLRGCGLVEAVPDGRRTWYRLADSHLSPALDELLRVVLYVEPGCCAGESCTCA, from the coding sequence ATGATTATTCAGCAAGTCCTGTACTGTCGACACGTGTCCACAGCCACTGCGACTGCCACCGTGACGCATACCGCCGCGCTCGCGCGCCTCGGCCACGCGCTCTCCGACTCCACGCGCGCGGGCGTGCTGCTGGCACTGCGGGAAGCACCCGCCTACCCCTCCGACCTAGCGGACGCTCTCGGCGTCTCCCGACAGGTCATGTCGAACCAGCTCGCGTGCCTTCGAGGGTGCGGGCTCGTGGAGGCTGTGCCGGATGGGCGGCGCACCTGGTATCGGCTTGCTGACTCTCACCTCTCACCCGCCTTGGACGAGCTGCTACGCGTCGTCCTCTATGTCGAACCGGGCTGCTGCGCCGGAGAAAGCTGCACCTGCGCATGA
- a CDS encoding metal-sensitive transcriptional regulator has product MNGYEGNKDDLQKRLRRVEGQVRGIARMVDEDKYCIDILTQVSAATKALETVALSLLGDHLRHCVAEASAEGGQVAAEKIREANDAIARLVRS; this is encoded by the coding sequence GTGAACGGATACGAGGGCAACAAAGACGACCTCCAGAAGCGGCTGCGTCGCGTCGAGGGTCAGGTACGAGGGATCGCCCGAATGGTCGATGAAGACAAGTACTGCATCGACATCCTTACGCAGGTCTCCGCCGCGACGAAGGCTTTGGAGACGGTTGCTCTATCCCTGCTCGGGGATCACCTCCGCCACTGCGTCGCGGAGGCGAGCGCAGAGGGCGGCCAGGTTGCCGCAGAGAAGATTCGTGAGGCCAACGACGCGATTGCACGGCTCGTCCGTTCCTGA
- a CDS encoding cation transporter, producing MTDRIDLGLKDTNAGCACCATSAATDAPASTAATVTEDVLVTGMTCSHCVSSVTEELTAIDGVENVTVDLNAGGTSRVTIHSLTPIDAAAVRAAVEEAGYTLAGAPA from the coding sequence ATGACCGACCGCATCGACCTCGGCCTGAAAGACACCAACGCCGGCTGCGCTTGCTGCGCCACGTCCGCAGCGACAGACGCACCCGCGTCCACCGCGGCGACGGTGACAGAAGACGTCCTGGTGACCGGAATGACATGCTCGCACTGCGTGTCGAGCGTCACGGAGGAGCTGACTGCGATCGACGGTGTCGAGAATGTCACGGTAGACCTCAACGCCGGCGGTACGTCGCGCGTCACCATCCACAGCTTGACCCCGATCGATGCCGCCGCAGTGCGGGCCGCGGTGGAGGAGGCCGGCTACACCCTGGCCGGCGCACCCGCATGA
- a CDS encoding heavy metal translocating P-type ATPase, whose amino-acid sequence MSAVDVELDISGMTCASCATRIERKLNKLPGVEATVNYATEKARVRGNDVDPATLIAAVESAGYQAALPAPPPSGDIDENTPNREDGEVGALRRRLLISAALSLPVAVLSMVPALQFEYWQWLALTLTAPVAVWGAWPFHRAAAVNARHGAATMDTLISVGVIAAFGWSLYALFFGGAGVPGMTMTFTLVGTPQAGGHEIYLEVAALVTVFILAGRYAEARARKSSSEALRALLEMGAKHATQLVDGAERMVLVAQLSVGDTVLVRPGEKIPSDGLVIDGASAVDASMLTGESVPVEVTTGSRVVGATVNVGGRLTVEITRVGADTELARMRRLMEEAQTGKAKVQRIADRVSAVFVPIVIGLAAAAFVGWMIAGASLEQAFTAAVATLIIACPCALGLATPTALLVGTGRGSQLGILIRGPQVLEQTRTVDTIVLDKTGTVTTGKMTVTTVHPAPGVTRDELLRVAAAVEAGSEHPVARAITATAPGAYADSFASHAGFGVQGIVDGAAVVAGRASWLAEQWGIHPPSEAAAELNTLARTSTAIAVGRDGRYLGAIGVADTVKPTSSTAIALFRALGLRPVLLTGDNDTTAARIAAEVGISDVHAGVTPAGKLEVIRRLQNDGHVVAMVGDGVNDAAALAAADLGLAMGGGTDAAIAASDITIVSGDLTVVADAIRLSRRTLRTIKSNLFWAFAYNVAAIPIAMAGLLNPLVAAAAMALSSVFVVTNSLRLRRFRPEPAPVHIARTPMPQPNLNRAPWRRTQRRRLP is encoded by the coding sequence ATGAGCGCGGTCGACGTCGAACTCGATATTTCCGGGATGACATGCGCGTCGTGTGCGACCCGGATTGAACGCAAGCTGAACAAGCTTCCCGGTGTGGAAGCAACGGTGAACTACGCCACCGAAAAAGCACGTGTTCGCGGGAACGACGTCGACCCTGCCACCCTGATCGCCGCCGTCGAATCCGCGGGGTACCAGGCGGCTCTCCCCGCACCGCCACCGAGCGGTGATATCGATGAGAACACCCCAAACCGAGAGGACGGCGAGGTCGGGGCGCTACGGCGGCGTCTGCTGATTAGTGCCGCCCTGTCGCTGCCGGTGGCAGTGTTGTCGATGGTCCCGGCGTTGCAGTTCGAGTACTGGCAGTGGCTTGCCCTCACTCTCACCGCCCCGGTGGCGGTCTGGGGCGCGTGGCCGTTCCACCGGGCCGCGGCCGTCAACGCCCGACACGGCGCGGCGACCATGGACACCCTCATCAGCGTTGGCGTCATCGCCGCATTCGGGTGGTCCCTTTACGCGCTGTTCTTCGGTGGCGCAGGCGTGCCCGGCATGACGATGACGTTCACCCTCGTCGGTACCCCGCAGGCCGGGGGCCACGAAATCTATCTGGAAGTGGCCGCGCTGGTCACCGTCTTTATCCTGGCCGGGCGGTATGCCGAAGCGCGCGCGAGGAAATCATCGTCGGAGGCGTTACGGGCGCTGCTGGAGATGGGCGCGAAGCACGCCACGCAGCTCGTCGACGGCGCCGAACGGATGGTGCTGGTCGCGCAGCTGTCGGTCGGAGACACTGTGCTCGTTCGACCGGGGGAGAAGATTCCCTCCGACGGGCTGGTGATCGATGGTGCCTCCGCCGTCGATGCCAGCATGCTCACCGGAGAATCAGTCCCCGTCGAGGTGACGACTGGGTCGCGTGTCGTAGGAGCGACGGTGAATGTCGGCGGCCGCCTCACCGTAGAAATCACCCGGGTCGGCGCCGACACCGAGCTCGCGCGCATGCGCCGGCTGATGGAGGAAGCCCAAACCGGCAAGGCCAAGGTGCAACGCATCGCTGACCGGGTGTCGGCCGTGTTCGTCCCGATCGTCATCGGACTTGCCGCCGCCGCCTTCGTCGGCTGGATGATCGCTGGGGCATCGCTGGAACAAGCGTTCACCGCCGCGGTCGCGACACTAATCATCGCGTGCCCGTGCGCGCTTGGCCTCGCCACCCCCACCGCCCTCTTGGTGGGCACCGGCCGGGGCTCGCAGCTGGGAATCTTGATCCGTGGACCGCAGGTGCTGGAGCAGACCCGCACCGTCGACACCATCGTGCTCGACAAGACCGGCACCGTGACCACCGGCAAGATGACCGTCACCACCGTTCACCCCGCCCCTGGTGTCACCCGGGACGAGCTGCTGCGGGTCGCCGCTGCGGTCGAGGCGGGCTCCGAGCATCCCGTCGCCCGCGCGATCACCGCCACCGCGCCTGGTGCATATGCGGACAGCTTCGCCTCGCACGCCGGGTTCGGTGTGCAGGGGATCGTGGACGGCGCCGCGGTGGTCGCGGGCCGCGCCTCCTGGCTGGCCGAGCAGTGGGGCATCCACCCACCGTCGGAGGCCGCAGCGGAGCTGAACACGCTCGCTCGTACCAGTACCGCAATCGCGGTCGGCCGCGACGGGCGGTACCTGGGCGCGATCGGCGTGGCGGACACGGTGAAGCCGACCAGCTCGACCGCCATCGCACTGTTCCGCGCACTCGGGCTGCGCCCGGTGCTCCTCACCGGCGACAACGACACCACGGCCGCACGGATCGCCGCTGAGGTCGGCATCTCCGACGTGCACGCCGGCGTCACCCCCGCCGGGAAGCTCGAAGTGATCCGCCGGCTCCAAAACGATGGCCACGTGGTCGCAATGGTCGGTGACGGCGTCAACGACGCCGCGGCCCTCGCCGCAGCCGACCTCGGCCTTGCGATGGGGGGCGGCACGGACGCGGCGATCGCCGCCAGTGACATCACGATCGTCTCCGGCGACCTGACCGTCGTGGCCGACGCGATCCGACTCTCCCGCCGCACCCTCCGCACCATCAAGAGCAATCTGTTCTGGGCCTTCGCCTACAACGTCGCCGCCATCCCGATCGCCATGGCCGGGCTGCTGAACCCGCTCGTCGCCGCGGCGGCCATGGCGCTGTCGTCGGTGTTCGTCGTGACCAACAGCCTCCGGCTGCGCCGGTTCCGCCCCGAGCCGGCACCCGTGCACATCGCCCGCACTCCCATGCCCCAACCGAACCTGAATCGTGCGCCGTGGCGGCGCACCCAGCGAAGGAGGCTCCCATGA
- a CDS encoding heavy metal translocating P-type ATPase, producing the protein MSQHEHHNHSARTNHQGHNAPAATAVHDHVAMGHPHGTDDRAPAAGHAGHGHADHGGHAGHGDHVARFRRLFWIMLVLAVPVVAFSSMFSMLIGYPLPDAAWVGWVSPILGTVMYVWGGAPFLTGAVSELRARKPGMMLLIALAITVAFLASWGASLGLLHHELDFWWELALLVVIMLLGHWIEMRSLAQTTSALDSLAALLPDEAEKVDGETTVTVAPAELQVGDVVVVRPGGRVPADGRIVQGSASMDESMITGESRPVRRGDGDQVVAGTVATDSGVRVEITAVGQDTALAGIQKLVTEAQNSSSRAQRLADRAAGWLFWFALGAAAVTALVWSLVGFPDEAVIRTITVLVIACPHALGLAIPLVVSIATERAARGGVLIKDRLALESMRTVDTVLFDKTGTLTKGTPAVTAIDPAEGVDADELLALAAAAEADSEHPLARAIVNAAKEKQLTVPSSNDFESSPAVGVRAQVTGRTVQVGGPYMLEQEKAAERSIANEWRNEGAIILHVLIDGQVAGALRLADEIRPESRAAVDALHQRGVQVVMITGDAEAVAASVAADLGIDRYFAGVRPEDKASKVKQLQNESRKVAMVGDGVNDAPALAQADVGIAIGAGTDVAIASAGVILASDDPRSVLSVIDLSRASYRKMKQNLWWAAGYNLVSVPLAAGVLAPIGFVLPMSVGAILMSLSTIVVALNAQLLRRLDLSPQAVAAK; encoded by the coding sequence ATGAGCCAGCACGAACATCACAACCACTCGGCCCGCACGAACCACCAGGGCCACAACGCTCCGGCGGCAACGGCAGTACACGACCACGTAGCGATGGGCCACCCGCACGGCACGGATGATCGGGCACCTGCGGCGGGGCACGCCGGGCACGGTCACGCCGACCACGGCGGTCACGCCGGTCACGGTGATCACGTCGCCCGGTTCCGGCGGCTGTTCTGGATCATGCTGGTTCTCGCGGTGCCGGTCGTGGCTTTCTCCAGCATGTTCTCGATGCTGATCGGCTACCCGCTGCCGGACGCGGCGTGGGTGGGATGGGTGTCCCCGATTCTCGGGACCGTCATGTATGTCTGGGGTGGCGCCCCGTTCCTTACCGGCGCCGTCAGCGAGCTGCGCGCCCGCAAGCCCGGCATGATGCTTCTCATTGCCCTCGCGATCACCGTCGCGTTCCTCGCGTCCTGGGGGGCAAGCCTCGGGCTGTTGCACCACGAGTTGGACTTCTGGTGGGAGCTGGCGCTGCTGGTCGTAATCATGCTTCTCGGGCACTGGATCGAGATGCGATCCCTCGCCCAGACCACCTCCGCCCTCGACTCCCTCGCCGCGCTCCTGCCCGACGAGGCCGAGAAGGTGGACGGGGAAACCACCGTCACCGTCGCCCCCGCTGAGCTGCAGGTCGGTGACGTGGTTGTGGTCCGCCCCGGTGGGCGGGTTCCCGCGGACGGGCGGATCGTGCAGGGCTCGGCCAGCATGGACGAGTCGATGATCACCGGAGAATCCCGCCCCGTTCGCCGCGGCGACGGCGATCAGGTCGTCGCCGGCACGGTCGCCACCGACTCCGGAGTTCGCGTAGAAATCACCGCGGTCGGGCAGGACACCGCCCTCGCGGGCATCCAAAAGCTCGTCACTGAGGCTCAAAACTCCTCCTCTCGCGCGCAGCGGCTCGCGGACCGTGCTGCGGGGTGGCTGTTCTGGTTCGCGCTCGGCGCGGCCGCGGTCACCGCCTTGGTGTGGTCCCTGGTGGGATTCCCCGACGAAGCGGTCATCCGCACCATCACCGTTCTGGTCATCGCCTGCCCGCACGCCTTGGGACTGGCGATCCCGCTCGTCGTGTCGATCGCCACGGAGCGTGCCGCGCGCGGCGGTGTTCTGATCAAGGACCGTCTCGCGCTGGAAAGCATGCGCACCGTCGACACGGTGCTGTTCGACAAGACCGGCACACTCACCAAGGGAACGCCGGCCGTCACCGCGATCGACCCTGCCGAAGGGGTCGATGCAGACGAACTGCTGGCCTTGGCCGCCGCCGCCGAGGCGGACTCTGAACACCCCCTTGCTCGGGCGATCGTGAACGCCGCGAAAGAGAAGCAGCTCACCGTCCCCTCCTCCAACGACTTTGAATCGTCACCGGCCGTCGGTGTCCGCGCGCAGGTCACCGGGCGCACCGTCCAGGTCGGCGGCCCCTACATGCTCGAGCAGGAGAAGGCCGCTGAGCGGTCGATCGCGAACGAGTGGCGCAACGAGGGTGCGATCATCCTCCACGTCCTCATCGACGGGCAGGTGGCAGGAGCGCTGCGCCTGGCGGACGAGATCCGCCCTGAATCGCGCGCCGCGGTCGACGCGCTGCACCAGCGGGGCGTGCAGGTGGTCATGATCACCGGAGACGCCGAAGCGGTTGCCGCATCCGTCGCCGCCGACCTCGGCATCGACCGCTACTTCGCCGGGGTCCGCCCCGAAGACAAAGCATCCAAGGTCAAGCAGCTTCAGAACGAATCCCGCAAGGTCGCCATGGTTGGTGACGGGGTGAACGACGCACCCGCCCTCGCGCAAGCCGATGTCGGTATCGCCATCGGCGCGGGCACCGATGTCGCCATCGCGTCCGCCGGGGTCATCCTCGCCAGCGACGACCCCCGCTCCGTGCTGTCCGTGATCGACCTGTCGCGGGCCAGCTATCGGAAGATGAAGCAGAACCTGTGGTGGGCCGCCGGATACAACCTCGTCTCCGTCCCCCTCGCCGCCGGAGTGCTCGCCCCTATCGGGTTCGTCCTCCCCATGTCCGTCGGAGCGATCCTGATGTCGCTGTCCACGATCGTCGTCGCACTCAACGCGCAACTTCTTCGCCGGCTCGACCTCAGCCCGCAAGCCGTCGCCGCGAAGTAG
- a CDS encoding four-helix bundle copper-binding protein: protein MTAVDQMLTTHPKAGTIDAADALARCIQACIECAQTCTACADACLSEDMVAELVTCITKNANCADVCAATGAVLSRQTTMDADVVRAVVEACRTACASCAQECEQHADMHEHCRVCAEACRRCEQACTDLLAAL from the coding sequence ATGACTGCTGTTGACCAGATGCTCACCACGCACCCCAAGGCCGGAACCATTGACGCTGCGGACGCCCTCGCCCGCTGTATCCAGGCGTGCATCGAGTGCGCGCAGACCTGCACCGCGTGTGCCGACGCTTGCTTGTCGGAGGACATGGTGGCCGAGCTGGTGACGTGCATCACCAAGAACGCCAACTGCGCCGACGTATGCGCCGCGACCGGTGCGGTGCTTTCTCGACAGACGACGATGGACGCCGATGTGGTTCGCGCTGTTGTGGAGGCGTGCCGCACCGCGTGTGCCTCCTGCGCGCAGGAATGCGAGCAGCACGCCGACATGCACGAGCACTGCCGCGTCTGCGCAGAGGCGTGCCGTCGCTGTGAGCAGGCGTGCACCGACCTTCTCGCGGCGTTGTAA